Proteins encoded within one genomic window of Arachis ipaensis cultivar K30076 chromosome B08, Araip1.1, whole genome shotgun sequence:
- the LOC107611110 gene encoding uncharacterized protein LOC107611110, giving the protein MADFIAEMTPGNQAPESWKLHVDGSSNATSGGAGVILESQNGVIIEQSIRYKFPISNNQAEYEALLVGLALAKDVGAKILEVNTDSQVVSSQINRDYQTRDPLLQQYLAKVNKLKEGFDCVTIWHIPRKQNTRADLLSKLASTKPGHGNKSLIQEVVKSPSISTTASAYLTLPSQGSWTYPILQYLLDGTLPEDPREEKRTKREAANYTVIAGQLYKRRFSQPLLKCVEPGDTEYIFREIHEGCCGHHIGGKTLAQKIITAGYFWPTVIRDSMQLVKNCDKCQRHASIHQAAQHQLSIISAERPFGTWGIDLVGHFPTAPGQLRYLIVTIDYYTKWIEAEPLASITATQCRKFL; this is encoded by the coding sequence atggccgacttcatcgccgagATGACTCCGGGAAACCAAGCTCCCGAGTCATGGAAGCTGCACGTCGACGGCTCGTCAAACGCCACCTCCGGAGGCGCCGGGGTCATACTCGAAAGCCAAAACGGGGTCATAATCGAACAGTCAATACGATACAAATTCCCAATCTCTAAtaatcaagcagaatatgaggccctcCTGGTGGGCCTAGCCCTAGCCAAGGACGTCGGAGCAAAAATCCTGGAAGTAAACACCGATTCTCAGGTAGTCAGCTCCCAAATCAACAGAGACTACCAAACGCGAGACCCTTtactccaacaatacctcgcTAAGGTAAACAAACTGAAAGAAGGGTTCGATTGCGTCACCATATGGCACATTCCCAGAAAACAAAATACAAGAGCAGATCTCCTCtccaaactagccagcaccaaaccaggacacGGCAATAAATCGCTAATTCAGGAAGTCGTTAAATCACCATCCATATCAACAACGGCTAGTGCTTACCTGACACTCCCCAGCCAAGGATCATGGACTTACCCTATCCTACAATACCTCCTCGACGGAACACTACCTGAAGACCCCAGGGAGGAAAAACGGACaaaaagggaagccgccaactaCACAGTCATCGCAGGACAACTATACAAACGCAGATTCTCGCAACCCCTACTCAAATGCGTCGAACCCGGGGACACAGAATACATATTCCGTGAAATCCACGAAGGTTGCTGCGGCCACCACATCGGAGGTAAAACCCTTGCCCAGAAAATCATCACGGCCggctacttctggcccacggttATTCGAGACTCCATGCAGTTAGTAAAGAACTGCGAtaaatgccaaaggcacgccagCATTCACCAGGCCGCCCAACACCAGCTCAGCATCATATCGGCAGAGCGGCCATTCGGCACCTGGGGGATCGACCTGGTCGGACACTTTCCTACGGCACCCGGTCAACTCCGATATCTCATCGTCACCATAGATTATTACACCAAGTGGATCGAGGCCGAGCCCTTGGCCTCCATCACGGCAACCCAATGCCGAAAATTCCTCTAG